A section of the Bacillota bacterium genome encodes:
- a CDS encoding cation acetate symporter encodes MTGPAFAVAITASVVLFSVAVSWYARRFTRTTLEFYLAGRTIGFFTNASAICGDYFSAASFLGVAGAVYAWGLDGMWFGTGYAAGFVPLLLFFASPLRRFGE; translated from the coding sequence ATGACCGGTCCCGCTTTTGCCGTGGCCATAACGGCATCGGTGGTGCTGTTCAGCGTCGCCGTCTCCTGGTACGCCCGGCGTTTTACCCGCACCACCCTTGAGTTCTACCTGGCGGGGCGCACCATCGGCTTTTTCACCAACGCCTCGGCCATCTGCGGGGACTACTTCAGCGCGGCTTCGTTTTTGGGGGTGGCCGGGGCCGTCTATGCCTGGGGGCTCGATGGCATGTGGTTTGGAACCGGCTATGCAGCCGGGTTCGTGCCCCTGCTCCTGTTTTTTGCGTCACCCCTGCGGCGGTTTGGCGAGTA